Proteins from one Chitinophaga oryzae genomic window:
- the dnaE gene encoding DNA polymerase III subunit alpha: MIFSHLHVHTQFSLLDGAADIKSLYKKAMASNQPALAITDHGNMFGAFQFVAEAYNNKLNPGDPKDKRLKVKPIVGCEFYLVENRHKRAFTREEKDIRYHQVLLAKDDEGYRNLIKLCSLGYMEGLYGKYPRIDKELILQYHKGLIATTCCLGASVPKTILRKGEEEGEKEFKWWLDIFGDDFYVEMQRHGIPEQDQVNHVLLKYAAKYNVKIIASNDSHYVDQADANAHDILLCINTGEKKSTPTNKEFSDDEAAPKNTRFAFYNDQFYFKTTEEMTALFHDLPQAIDNTNEIVDKVQLLDLKRDILLPNFPIPKEFLTQDQYLRHLTYEGARTRYREMTADIEERINFELQVIENMGFAGYFLIVSDFIKAGRDLGVFIGPGRGSAAGSAVAYCIGITNIDPIKYNLLFERFLNPDRKSMPDIDTDFDDEGRQKVIDYVVQKYGRNQVAQIITYGTMAAKMSIKDVARVMDLPLVESNSLAKLVPEKPGIQLDRIFNAPLEGEKSLADKEGLAGEDIENVKRLRELIKGDDLQGEVLREACVLEGSVRNTGIHAAGIIIAPQDLYDLIPVSTAKDSDLLVTQFEGSIIESAGVIKMDFLGLKTLTIIKGALELIRMNHGVEIEIDNIPLDDAKTYELYQKGETNATFQFESPGMQKYLRELKPDRFDDLIAMNALYRPGPLEYIPSFIRRKHGLEPVTFDLPDMEEHLAETYGICVYQEQVMLLSQKLANFSRGDADILRKAMGKKQIAVLNKMKAQFMEGCATHGYDLKVCEKVWTDWEAFASYAFNKSHATCYAFVAYQTAYLKAHYPSEYMASVLNCASNIEKITFFMEECKRMGIDVLPPDVNESLKGFAVNKQGHIRFGLGGLKGVGEAAVENLLEERKKDGPFKNVFDFIKRVNQRAVNKKSLEALIMSGAFDCFPEFHRAQYFHKPENEPMNGLDRIVKFGQQVSAGSSNIGSLFGDAEMPDVEPPKIPNCDPWPLIMKLNNERDITGIYISGHPLDDYRFELKHYHMNTVQELVEYQSEISTPGSSGGRSRERNFRLAVYVTNAQERISRNNRQFGIMTIEDYSGKFEFALWSEDFIRFAPYLKPGLCLFINGGFKSKRFNDNEYEFKVNSIQLLQEVKKTHTKQVFLATSPKHLNRETVDFLVENVNRFPGSSTLHMQLVDIDDNMQVKLHTFNKNIEMNDELAHFLRKQPDLDVYIEIINK, from the coding sequence ATGATCTTTTCCCACTTACACGTACACACGCAATTTTCATTACTGGATGGTGCAGCCGATATCAAATCACTGTACAAAAAAGCCATGGCCTCCAATCAGCCGGCACTGGCCATCACCGACCATGGAAATATGTTTGGTGCCTTTCAGTTCGTGGCAGAAGCATATAATAATAAACTGAACCCCGGTGATCCCAAGGATAAAAGACTCAAAGTAAAACCCATCGTTGGCTGTGAGTTCTACCTCGTGGAAAACCGCCACAAACGTGCTTTTACACGCGAAGAAAAGGATATCCGTTATCACCAGGTGTTGCTGGCCAAAGATGACGAAGGTTACCGTAACCTGATCAAACTCTGCTCCCTCGGCTATATGGAGGGGCTCTACGGCAAATACCCGCGTATCGACAAAGAGCTGATATTACAATACCACAAAGGCCTGATCGCCACCACCTGCTGCCTTGGCGCCTCTGTGCCCAAGACCATCCTGCGCAAGGGAGAAGAGGAAGGTGAAAAGGAATTTAAATGGTGGCTCGATATTTTCGGGGACGACTTCTACGTGGAGATGCAGCGCCATGGCATCCCCGAGCAGGACCAGGTCAACCACGTGCTGCTGAAATACGCTGCCAAGTACAACGTAAAAATCATCGCCTCCAACGACTCCCACTATGTGGACCAGGCCGATGCCAACGCACACGACATCCTGCTCTGTATCAACACCGGCGAGAAAAAAAGCACGCCTACCAATAAAGAATTTTCCGATGATGAAGCGGCGCCTAAAAACACCCGCTTCGCTTTCTATAACGATCAGTTCTATTTCAAGACCACGGAGGAAATGACCGCGCTGTTCCATGACCTCCCGCAGGCGATAGACAACACCAACGAGATCGTGGACAAAGTACAGCTGCTGGACCTGAAGCGCGACATCCTGCTGCCCAACTTTCCCATCCCGAAAGAATTCCTTACGCAGGACCAGTACCTACGGCACCTCACCTACGAGGGCGCCCGCACCCGGTACCGGGAAATGACCGCCGACATTGAAGAACGTATCAACTTTGAGCTGCAGGTAATCGAAAACATGGGTTTTGCCGGTTACTTCCTCATCGTATCGGACTTCATCAAAGCTGGGCGTGACCTGGGCGTATTCATCGGCCCCGGCCGTGGTTCCGCCGCCGGCTCTGCCGTGGCCTACTGCATCGGCATCACCAATATCGACCCCATCAAATACAACCTGCTGTTCGAACGTTTCCTTAACCCGGACCGTAAGAGCATGCCCGATATTGATACGGACTTCGACGATGAAGGCCGTCAGAAAGTAATCGACTACGTAGTACAGAAATATGGCCGCAACCAGGTAGCGCAGATCATTACCTACGGTACCATGGCCGCCAAAATGAGTATCAAGGACGTAGCCCGTGTAATGGACCTCCCGCTCGTGGAATCCAACTCACTGGCCAAACTGGTACCGGAAAAACCCGGCATTCAGCTGGACCGTATCTTCAACGCGCCGCTGGAAGGCGAAAAAAGCCTGGCCGACAAGGAAGGCCTCGCCGGGGAAGATATCGAAAACGTAAAACGCCTGCGCGAACTGATCAAAGGCGATGACCTCCAGGGCGAAGTGCTCCGCGAAGCCTGCGTACTGGAAGGGTCTGTACGTAACACCGGTATCCACGCGGCAGGTATCATCATCGCCCCGCAGGACCTGTACGACCTCATTCCGGTATCCACCGCCAAAGACTCAGACCTCCTCGTAACCCAGTTCGAGGGCAGCATCATCGAATCTGCCGGCGTTATCAAGATGGACTTTCTGGGGCTGAAAACCCTGACCATCATCAAAGGCGCACTGGAACTGATCCGTATGAACCACGGCGTGGAAATTGAAATCGACAACATCCCGCTGGACGACGCCAAAACATACGAACTGTACCAGAAAGGCGAAACCAACGCCACGTTCCAGTTCGAGTCGCCCGGCATGCAGAAATATCTCCGTGAACTGAAACCGGACCGTTTCGATGACCTCATCGCAATGAACGCCTTGTACCGCCCGGGCCCGCTCGAGTATATCCCGTCCTTCATCCGCCGTAAACACGGACTGGAGCCGGTAACCTTCGACCTCCCGGACATGGAGGAACACCTGGCGGAAACCTACGGTATCTGCGTATACCAGGAACAGGTAATGTTGCTCAGTCAGAAACTGGCCAACTTCTCCCGCGGCGACGCCGACATTCTCCGTAAAGCGATGGGTAAAAAACAAATCGCCGTACTGAACAAGATGAAGGCCCAGTTCATGGAAGGTTGCGCCACTCACGGATACGACCTGAAAGTATGCGAAAAAGTATGGACCGACTGGGAAGCCTTCGCCTCCTACGCGTTCAACAAATCGCACGCTACCTGCTACGCCTTTGTGGCCTACCAGACAGCCTACCTGAAAGCCCACTACCCTTCCGAATACATGGCGTCTGTACTGAACTGCGCCAGCAACATCGAGAAGATCACCTTCTTCATGGAAGAATGTAAACGCATGGGCATCGACGTATTACCGCCGGATGTGAACGAATCCCTGAAAGGTTTCGCGGTGAACAAACAAGGCCATATCCGTTTCGGCCTGGGCGGCCTGAAAGGCGTGGGCGAAGCTGCCGTGGAAAACCTCCTGGAAGAAAGGAAAAAAGACGGCCCCTTCAAAAATGTGTTCGACTTTATCAAACGCGTGAACCAGCGCGCTGTTAATAAAAAATCACTCGAGGCCCTGATCATGTCCGGCGCTTTCGACTGCTTCCCCGAATTCCACCGGGCGCAATATTTCCACAAGCCCGAAAACGAGCCCATGAACGGCCTCGACAGAATCGTGAAATTCGGTCAGCAGGTATCCGCAGGCTCTTCCAATATCGGCAGCCTCTTCGGCGACGCCGAAATGCCGGACGTGGAACCGCCGAAAATCCCGAACTGCGACCCATGGCCGCTGATCATGAAACTCAACAACGAACGCGACATCACCGGTATCTATATCTCCGGCCACCCGCTGGACGACTACCGTTTTGAGCTGAAGCACTATCATATGAACACGGTGCAGGAACTCGTTGAGTATCAGTCAGAAATAAGCACCCCCGGCAGCAGCGGCGGCCGCTCCCGCGAACGCAACTTCCGGCTGGCGGTATATGTGACCAACGCCCAGGAAAGAATTTCCCGCAACAACCGGCAGTTCGGTATTATGACCATCGAAGACTATTCCGGTAAATTCGAATTTGCCTTGTGGAGCGAAGACTTCATCCGGTTCGCTCCCTACCTCAAGCCCGGCCTCTGCCTGTTCATCAACGGCGGGTTTAAATCAAAGCGCTTTAATGACAACGAATACGAGTTCAAGGTAAACAGCATACAGCTGCTGCAGGAAGTGAAGAAAACTCATACCAAACAGGTGTTTCTCGCCACTTCCCCCAAACACCTGAACCGGGAAACGGTAGACTTCCTCGTGGAGAACGTAAACCGCTTCCCCGGCAGCAGTACCCTGCATATGCAGCTCGTGGACATAGACGATAATATGCAGGTGAAACTGCATACTTTCAACAAAAACATCGAGATGAATGACGAGTTGGCACATTTCCTGCGAAAACAACCGGACCTCGATGTGTACATAGAGATAATCAATAAGTAA
- the trxA gene encoding thioredoxin: MALEFTDANFQTEVLNSDKLTVVDFWAEWCGPCRAIGPVIEELSKDYAGKVNIGKVNVDVNPQISIDYGITSIPAILFIKGGQVVDKQVGAVPKAVLEKKIQANL, encoded by the coding sequence ATGGCTTTAGAATTCACAGATGCGAACTTTCAGACGGAAGTGCTGAATTCCGATAAACTGACTGTAGTTGACTTTTGGGCAGAATGGTGCGGTCCCTGCCGTGCTATCGGTCCGGTTATCGAGGAACTGTCTAAAGACTATGCCGGTAAAGTAAACATCGGTAAAGTGAACGTAGACGTGAACCCGCAGATCTCTATCGACTACGGTATCACCAGCATTCCTGCTATCCTTTTCATCAAAGGTGGCCAGGTAGTTGACAAACAGGTAGGTGCAGTACCTAAGGCTGTTCTGGAGAAAAAAATACAGGCCAACCTGTAA